ATCGGGTTGCGCAAGATGTGCGGGCTCTTTTCAATTGCTTGGGCAAGTTGGTTAATGGTTAGATTACGGGCGTCCATTTGCAGGGCCTTGGTATCATGGGAGCGTTTAGAAATTAAATCGTCGGTCCCGTCCGTGGAAAGGGCGAGCAGGTCGAGGATTTCAGGGGTCGTCAACGGCTCCTTTTCGATGTTTCGTTGACTAACGGTGATCCCGTGCTGAGTTAACCATTGAACGGCTTTGCGCTTGGATGGGTCGTTAGTGTGGAAAAATAAATTGACCATCGAATCACTCCTTTGTAAGCTTTTAGACATGTAAGCTTTTAGACATTTTAGCAGTTTTCCTTGGTTAGAAACGCTAATTGACTGGTAATTAATGAATTCTTTAGCACTCATTAGTAATTAATTATAAATTACTTTGTTCAATTAGGTGTTAGAACAG
The nucleotide sequence above comes from Limosilactobacillus fermentum. Encoded proteins:
- a CDS encoding Spx/MgsR family RNA polymerase-binding regulatory protein, whose product is MVNLFFHTNDPSKRKAVQWLTQHGITVSQRNIEKEPLTTPEILDLLALSTDGTDDLISKRSHDTKALQMDARNLTINQLAQAIEKSPHILRNPIIFNDHKMVTGFDQEKMGVFISKHQRRLELNRLLANLKKGTPQVQTELI